TCAGGACTGCCACTGGAAGGACCCGGAGGAGGTAGTTCAGCCCCGCGATCACCAGGACGACCCAGATTGCTTTCTGCTCCATTTTTCCAAAACAACCCCCCCGGCGGCGGCAAGCAGCGCAGCCAGGATGATGTTCCAGGAACTGAAGGAAATAAAATTCAGCACGAGAAACAGGGCGATCGCCAGGAGGCCGACAGCCAGCTTCAGGCGGTCTGTCACCTGCCAGACCAGCAGGCAGATGAACATCGCCGGAAGGGCAAAATCAAGCCCCCATCTGTCAATGTTCCGGAGCATCCCGCCCAAAAAGGCCCCCGCGCAGGACCCGGCAATCCAGGCAAGGTGGGCCGTGGGGAAAAGGCCGCAAAGATAGGAAACGGCCGGCTCTTCCCTGGTGAAGCGGGAAACGCTCACAGCGTAGCTCTCATCGGTGATCTCCGCGGAAATCAAAGCGAGAAACCATCCGGGCAGCCTCCGGGTGTAGGCGGCGAAAGAGGCGCTCAGCAGCAGATAGCGGAGGTTGACGAGAAGGACGGAGGCGATCATCGCGAGGGTTCCGCTCCCAGCCGCAAGCAGGGCCACCAAAATAAACTGACCGGAACCGGAATAAATCAGAAGGGACATCAAACCCGCCATGCCTGCGGTCAACCCGGCCATCCGGGCAAGCCCCCCGAAGGCCAGCCCCAGGGGGAGATACCCGAGGACGATCGGAAGGGCGTCCCGTACACCGCCGGCAAAGGAGGCACCTTTCTTCCCTTTCTCATCCCTTACTTCATCCCTTGGTTCCATCAGCCTTCGCTCCCTTCCCCAGCCTGACAAACTCCTTTTTTATCCTTCAACCTTGCCCGGAAAATACCTGCCTCTTCCGTGCAGAAAAATTCAAGGCTGCCGCTCTGGAGCAACTTTAAATTCCGCCAGGACAATTCCGGAGAGCGAAGGGCCGCCGCTCCACACCGGCGCAGAACCAAAGACCGGAAGGAATTTGCGCGGCGGCTGAAACAAAGGTCAGGAAAAGCAGGTGCGCAAGGCGAGGCGGTCGCCCACCCGGCTTTCGCTCCAGCGGATGATCCCTGCAGGAAGCTCCAGCACCGCACGCGCCTCCCGGATGATGGGGCTGAACCGGAAGGGGGGCATCGCCTCGATGGTGTGGACGATCACCAGTTCCTCGCTTAAGAAAACCACATCGATGGGGAAAGACATAAACCAGGAATGGATTGCATTACACGGCTTCAGGAGGAGGCCCTTCCCTACAGGGAGGCTGCGCTCCCCCAGCAGCCCCTTCAAGCGCCTCCAGAAGGAGAAGGCAACCTGAACCTCCCGCGCCAGGACAACCTGGCGGGTGATATTGTATACCTCCATCCTCTCACCCCTTTTTGAGAAAACCGGAAAGCCTTCCGGCCCGGAGGTTAAAGATGCCTCATGATCTGAATCAGGGCGGGGCCGAGCAGAACGACGAAAAGAGCGGGAAAGATGAAGAAAACAAGGGGAAGGAGCATTTTGACCGGGGCCTGTATCGCCTGCTCCTCGGCCCGCTGGCGCCGCTTGCGGCGCATTTGCCCCGCCTGCAAGCGGAGGACATTTCCGATGCTCACACCCAGCTGGTCGGCCTGGGTCAGGGCCCCTACGAAAGCCATCAGGTCCTCCGCCCCAACCCGGTCCGCCATATCCTTGAGAGCCTCGCGCCGGGGCTTCCCAAGTTTCATCTCCTGAAGGACGCGCCCGAACTCTTCGGCTAAAACCCCCCGAAACCTTTCCGTAACTTTAACCAGGGCGATCTCGAAGCTCAAACCTGCCTCCACGCTCACGGTGAGGAGATCCAGCACATCGGGAAGGCTGCGCACCACCGCAGCGCGCCTCTCTTTAATGCGAAGTGCAAGGTAAAGTTCGGGGAAAAAGGCTCCCAGAAGGGCGCCTGCCAGAAGAAGCAGGCAGATCCCCCATCCGCCGGCACCAAGCAGCCGCCCCGCACCGGCCGCGGCGGCGCCGAGGCCGAGGGCAAGGAAGTACTGGACCAGGCGGAACTCGCCCGGGCCCAGCCCGCCGGGACTGCCCGCCGCCTGCAGGCGCCGCTGGAAGTGGTGCCGCTTTTCGGCGCTCATCCGCCTGGCAAAGGCCTGCGCCAGCCGATCCCAGGCCGGTTTTCCAAGCCGCACCAGAAGCGGCTGCCGCAGCTCCTCCCGCAGGAGGCTCTCCCTCTTTTTGCCCTCCCTGAGCTGTGCGAGCCGCTCTCCCACAAGGATCTGGTTCCGGAAAACAAAGGCGTGGATGCCTACCAGGGCCAGATAAACACTTAAAAAGATTAACCCAAGAGTAAGGTAAAACAGGGATTCCACGATCTCGACTCCCCTGATTTCAAACGCGAATGTCCACTATCCGGCGGATCAGGAGCACACCCAGGATTTCCCCAAGGGCAGCCCCGCCCAGGAGAATAAGGCCTAAGGGCTCGGTGAAAAGAACCCCGACGTAGAGCGGGTTGATGAGGAAAAGAAGGGCCAGCAGCGCAACCGGCAAAAGACCGATGATCAGCCCCGAAATCCTCCCCTGGGCGGTGAGGGTCTTGATTTCCCCTTTAATGCGGATCCGTTCCCGGATGGTTTCGGCGATGTTGTCCAGAATTTCGGCGAGATTCCCCCCGATCTGGCGCTGGATCAGGAGCGCCACGACGATCAGGTCGAGGTCTTCGCTTCCCACCCGTCGGGATAAATTGCTGAGGGCGGCCTCGGCGGCTGTCCCCAGCTGCATCTCCCGAAAGGCGCGGCCGAACTCCTCCGCAAGGGGAGGGGGCATTTCCCTGGCGACCGTTTCCATGGCCTGGAGGAAGCTGTAGCCGGCCCGCAGGGAGTTGGTCATCACGACGAGGGCATCGGCCAGCTGGTTGTTGAAAAGATGCAGCCGCCTCTGCCGGGCGCGCTCCAGGTACAACCAGGGCGCAAGGAGCGCAAACACCCCGCCCAGCACAGCCAGACCGGGATTGTTCGTAAAAAGCCACAGGAGGAAAGGGACCCCCACCGCAAGCAGGAGATTGAGAAAGAGAAACTCTTCCCCCCGCAGGGGCAGAGAGGCGCGGGCAAGCTTTGCCTCCACCTTATCGCTGAACTTCAAGGAGGCAAAAAACCTTCCCCCCTGCCGCAGGAGGGCGCGGCCGAGCGCTTTTTTCCCGGCGCGGGACTCATCCTCCCCCTTTTGCGAAACGTAGCGAAAGAGCCGCTCCTGGACCAGCTGCCGTCCGCCCGTAAAAAAATCCACCAGCCCCAAAACCAGAAGGGCTGTCGCCCCAAAAACCAGGACAAAAAACACCTTCAGGAGCACTTCGATCACACCCCCTGAAGCCTACAAAAGCGGGCCGCGGAAGATTTCATCCGCCAGCTGGATCCCCGCCGCCTGGAGCTTGCTCAAAAACTTCGGTCTGATCCCGGTGCTCCGGAAGTACCCCGATACCCGCCCCCGCGCCTCAACTCCGGTCTGGACAAAGACAAAGAGGTCCTGGAGCACGATGGTGTCCCCCTCCATTCCCTGCACCTCGGTGAGATGGGTGATCCTCCGGCTCCCGTCCCGAAGCCGGCTCTGGTGGACGACCAGATCGAGGGCTGCAGCAATCTGCTCCCGGATCGCCCGCACCGGGAGATCCATCCCCGCCATCAGGACCATCGTCTCAAGCCGGGCGAGAAGATCCCGGGGAGAGTTGGCATGGGCGGTGGTGAGAGACCCGTCATGCCCTGTATTCATGGCCTGGAGCATATCCAGAGCCTCGCCGCTCCGGACCTCCCCGACCACAATCCGGTCCGGGCGCATCCGGAGAGCGTTCCGGACAAGATCCCGCATCGTCACCGCGCCCTTTCCCTCGATGTTGGGAGGGCGGGTTTCCAGGCGCACCCAGTGCTCCTGGTGCAGCTGGAGTTCCGCCGCGTCTTCAATCGTAATGATCCGCTCCTCCTCGGGGATAAAGGACGAGAGAACGTTCAGGGTGGTCGTTTTCCCGGAGCCGGTTCCTCCGGAAACGATGATGTTCAAACGGGCCTTCACGCACGCTTCAAGAAATTTCGCCATCTCAACGGTCATGGTTCCGAAGCGAACGAGGTCCCCGACCTGAAAGGGGTCCTTGCTGAACTTTCTGATGGTCAGGGTCGGGCCGTTGAGGGCGAGGGGGGGAATGATGGCATTCACCCGGGAACCGTCGGGAAGCCGGGCATCCACCATCGGGGAGGCCTCGTCGATGCGCCGCCCGAGAGGAGCGACGATTTTTTCGATGACGTGCAGGACGTGGGCGTCGTCCCGGAACTGGATCTCCGTTTTTTCCAGCTTCCCGCCCCTTTCGACGTATACCTGGTAGGGGCCGTTAACCATCACTTCGGAAACAGAAGGGTCCTGCAAGAGCGGAGTGATGGGGCCCAGCTCAAAGACTTCGTCCAGCAGCTCCCTTAGGAGACGCTGCTGTTCGGCGCGGCTCAAAGCAAGCCCTTTCTCCGCAAGGAAGGCCTGGATGACTTCCTCGACCAGGGCTGCAGCGCGCTCCCGGTCTCCCTCCTCACCGGCTTTCACGGGCCGCAGCTCCTCCTCAAGCTCCTCAACTACCCTCTGGTGCAGGGCAAACTTCAAATCCCAGAGGGGGTCGCGGCGCGCCCCCGGCCGCCTGTTTCCCCCGGGAGCACGCCCCGTCTCCTGAGAAACAGACCTCTGTTCCTGAAGCCTTTTCAGAAGCGACAAGAGAACCACTCTCCCAAGCGCGTTCCGTTAAACAAACTGAGAGCGGAGGCGGCCAAGGAGGCCCCGCCCCTTCTTCTGCCCGTCCCGGCTTTCCCGCTGCTGCACCAAAAGGCAAGTCAGCTGGCGCAGGCTCTCGGCAACCCGGCTCTGGGGGTGGCTCAGGAGGAAGGGCACCCCGCTGTTAACGGCCCCCACCACGAGGCGGCCGTCGCTCGGAATCTGGCTGGTTAAGGGGAACTCCAGGACCTTTTCCACATCCCCGGGCCCGATTCCCATTTCCGGGGTTGCCCGGTTCAAAACAACCTTCACTTTATCCTTGTGGTGCAGGGAATCAAGCACCTCGAGACCGAGCTTCACGTTTTTTAAAGTCGGGAGGTCCAGGGAAGAAACCAGCAGAATCAGGTGGGCATAATCCAGGGCCACCAGGCTCGGATCGGTGAAGATGCCCGGGGTATCGATCAGGATGTAATCATAACGCGTCTTTAAGAGATTAATGACCTTTTCCACAAGGGGTGCAGTCACCAGCTCCGCATACTCGGGGCGGGAGGGGGCCGCCAGGACCCGCAAACCCGAACTGTGCTTCGTGAGATAAGATTCCAGCAGCTCTCCGTCGAGCTGCTGAAACTCCGCTGCAAGGTCGGAAATGGTCTGGCGCGGCATCAGGTTGAGCATGACCGCGACATCTCCAAACTGCAGGTCGAGGTCCAGCAGAACGACGGAGCAGCCGAAATCCCGCACCAGGCAAACCCCCAAATTTACGGCGAGGGTTGTTTTTCCCACCCCGCCCTTGGTGCTGAAAATGGCAATCACCTGGGCTTCAGATCTTCTGCCCGGCAGCAAGGCGCCCTGGGCGTGAAGCTGCCGCTTCTTTTCCATCTCGTAAACCCGGTAAATGGTTGCGGTCAGCTCGTCGCTGGTAAAAGGCTTAACGATATACTCCCGCGCCCCGGCCGCCATCGCCCGGCGCAGGTACTCCTGCTCCCCCTGGACGGACATGATGATAATGGCGCTCCCCGGCACCCGCAGGGAAATGGCCTCGGTGGCGGCAATCCCGTCCAGAACCGGCATGTTGATATCCATCAGGATGATGTCGGGCCGGAGCTTCTCGGCTTTTTTCACCGCCTCTTCCCCGTCCCGCGCCTCCCCGACGACCTCGATCCTGGGCTCAAAATGAAGCAGGCACCTGATGTTTTCGCAGGTTTCGGGGACATCATCTACGATCAAGACCCGAATGGGTTCCAAGCTTTCACCTTCTTCCGGCAACCCTGCTGGTCTGCTGCTTATCTGGAAACGGGACCCTCGAGAGGCCCCTTCTCTTCGGAGGGGCCGGAAACACCCGGACCGCCGCCCGGGAGATTCGGGAGGGACTCGCGGTAGGCGGCAATCTGGCGCCAGCGCTCCAGCTCTGCCTGCCGGTGGAGGCGGTGGTACGCCTCGGGGACCGTCGGCAGGTAAAGGAAGTCCTCCAGCTCAAAGGGCGCCGAAGAAACCTTTCCCTTTTCTACAGGAGAGCGCAGGGCCAGCCTGATGGTTCCCTCTTCATCTGCCAGGACGAGCGGCTTTGCCTCTTCCGGCGTTACGGCAAGGGTCACCGTTTTTACCTCAACCTTTTTCTCCTTCCCCTGCTCCCGGACGAACTCCAGATTTTTGCCAACAGCCAGGACCTCCACATCCTGGAGGGCCACGATGGTGATCACCCTGTCCTCCCGTTTTCCAGGCTCAGTTTTGCCTGGCATCGGCACCTCCACCGTCCCGATGACATCCACCCGGTCCCCGGGCTGCACGTGCCAGCCGACCGCCGTCACCTCGTCCGCAGCCACCGTAACGGCTCGTTTTCCCGGGGGAACAAGAAAAGACAGCCCGGCCTTTGTCTCCGTTTCCCTGACCACGCGGTCGAGGAGCACCTGCTCTCCGGCAACCAGCGGCTCCCGCGTGATTGCCCCGACCACATCCTCCAGCTTCCGGGCAGCGCGGGGGTGAATGTACGCAGCAGGCATCTCCACCACATCCAGCATTTCCCGCGCCACGCGGACTTTTGCCGGAACCCCGGACCGCGCCACAACAACGGAACCCTTTTCCACGTGAGTCCGGGCCTCCTCTGCCAGGCGAAGGTAATAAGAGCCGGCCCCCGCAGCCAGGGCGGCCAGAACAAGCGCAGCCGCAATCATGATTTTGGGACGGGACACGCTTTTCACCCCTCTGTGCTTCAATGAATCAGCCTGACGGCATAAAGACCGTAATCATCCCCGCCGCCCTCCGCTTCCCCCGGGTAAACGGTCCGCACGAAGCGTCCGATCACGTTGTTTTTGTTCCCCTGGCCTTCCACACCCTCCAGGAAGAAAGCGGCAAAGGCGCGGACCTCCACCTTTTTGGGATGCCCGCCCTGTTCTTCCACAACCCTGACAACCGGGACGATTACGAGCCGGGGGCAGTTCCGTGCAAAGTTTTCAAAGGTGCACCCATCTGTACACTGCGCGATGCGGTACGCGACGCCCTCGCTTGTGGGGCCCGACATGTTCCCGCCTTCGGTCAGGATGATGTCACCTACCCGGAGGACCCCCTGGTAGCCGTATTTGATCCTCTCCTCGTAGTCGCGGGCGCCTCCGCCGGGGTTGTTGTCGGGGTCGAGGGCGCCGTACCAGCCGTGCATCCTCCCATCTTCCCCTTCGCTGGCTCCCCCGCTTCCCGCACCCTCTTTCAGGACGTACTCCCGGCCGAAAATCAGCTCCTGCTCTTCAATGCCGAAGGGGACGACACCGGCAGCACCGGTTAAGGGCGCCACCGTTGCCGTCGCCGCAGCCCTCACCTCCTGGCTGGCAAAACCCAGAACCCGGGCAAAAAGAAGCTGGACCGTCCGGCGCGGCCTTACGGTCAGAGAACGGCAGTCATCCGCAACCTCGACCTCCACCTGGTCCGGGGGAACGCCGTTGGCTTCGGCATAAGCCCGGGCCACCGCCTGCGCCTCCTCGGGGCGGGCGGGAAGCTCCTGAACGCCCGCAAGGGCCGCCGCATCTGCGGCATTGACCAGGCGCGCCCGGTGGCTGTAGAGGAGGCCGACATCGGTAACGAGGGCCGTGCAGCCCAGCAAACCGACGAGAGCCAGCGCAACCAGGACGAGGGCGGTCCCTCTCTCGTTCCCGGCCAGGAAAATTACACTAACCTTTACCCGCCCGGCTATTTTTTTCAGCACCTGCGACGACCTCCCCATTCATTCAACCCGCATCGTGGCCGCCGCCGTCACGGGAAAAGGGTTGGGAGCAAGCTCTGCGATGAGCGGCACCACGAGAGGCACGCTGTAATTCACCTCGACGCGGAGGGAATCCCCCCGCACCCGCCCTCCCTCGGGAGGCGCGATCTCGATCTGGAGGCGGGTTTTGTCAAGACCTGCAGCAGCCTGTTCAACGGCGGCCGTGATTTCTGCATCTGTCCCCCCCACCACACCCACCCGTGCCCCCTCCCGGGCGGCCTGGGTGACCACCAGGCAGGCGTGAAAAACCCTGCCGAACTCGATGATCCCGAAAACCAGAAGCAGGAGCACGGGAAGGATCAGGGCAAGCTCCAGAAGGGCCTGCCCCCTGCTGCCGAGGAACAGGAAGAGAATGGAGCAACGCGGCTTTCCCGACATCGGTCTTCACCACCAGGCCGGCAGGAAATTTCCGAACCAGTAGGCCATCAGTGTACCTAAAAAAATCGCCGCACCGTAGGGGAAAAGGGAGCTGTACGGATTCCGCTCCAGCATGAGAAGAGCGCCTGCGGCGGCGCTCCTTTTCCCCACAAGCAAAACCCCGCAGGCGAGAGCGAGCCGCCTGAAAGTGGTCCAGATCTGGCGGCGCCAGAACAAAATCCCCAGCGCGATCACCCCCCCGGCAAGGGCGGTTCCCAGGGCGGCGTGAAAGACAAAGAGGGGCCCCTTCAGGGCCCCCACCGCACCCAGCAGCTTGACGTCACCGGCGCCCAGGCCCCCCAGGGCAAAGGGAATGAAAAAGAGGAGCAGGCCGAGGCCCAGGCCTGCCGCGCTGAATTTCAAACCGGAGAGGCCGCCCCGCGCCGCGTAGAAGATCATCCCCGCCGCAGCTGCAGGAAAAAGAACTTTATTGTAAATCCTGCGCTCCTTCAGGTCTGTGTAAAGGCAAACCGCCAGGGTCGCCACCAGCACGAGATCGGGCAGAACGGCCATCCCCAACCCTCCCCAACTTGTTACACCAAACACCGAATCGCAGAGACGTTGCCTGCCCTCTGGGAGCCGGCATAAGTCCGGCAGGCAAGCTTTCGGATATTCCGCACGCTTGAACTTACGGATAAACAGAGACCCTACCTGGGTAGGGTCGCAACAGGGAGAGGAGCCAACTTTAAATCCCTTTTTATTCTGTCTTTTTAAAGCCTTCTGTAATATTAGTGAACACACTAGCAATTTCTTTCTTTAACGCAAGCAAACTTCCAATCAGGAGCACTGCCACCAGCGCAATAATCAGCGCATATTCACTCAACCCCTGTCCATCTTCTTCCCGCACCAGCCTTGCCAGGATCTCCCGCATCTCCTTCACCCCCTCCGGTCTTTTTTTATTTTAGAGTTCGCTTGATCATCCTCGCACCGCGCCGCAACTCCCGGCTTCCTGCTCTGCGTAAATTGTAGCAAGATTTTTTATGCCGTAAAATCGCCCCTGGGTCGCTACATACCGGGACTTTTACTCCAACTTTTCCATAAGACCTAAGTCCCAACAGGATTCCCTCAGCTTCGCCCGGGCCTCCCGCCCGGTTTTCCCCTTTTGACCAGGGTGACGGCGCAGTGCTCGAAGGGAGCCTGAACTGCTTCCCCCTTTAAGAGGCGCGCCGCGAGACGGGTAATCAGGCGCGGATGGACCTGTCCGGTAAGGTGAAAATAACAGATCACTTCCCCCCGGCAGGCGCGGAGCCCCACCTCAAGGGGCCTGTCGCCCGGCCGGTGCTCTTTCATGAGAATAAACTGGAAGGGAGCCACCCTGCTCAAGCGCTGCAAAATCTCCGGCGTCTCGTCC
The window above is part of the Bacillota bacterium genome. Proteins encoded here:
- a CDS encoding AzlC family ABC transporter permease gives rise to the protein MEPRDEVRDEKGKKGASFAGGVRDALPIVLGYLPLGLAFGGLARMAGLTAGMAGLMSLLIYSGSGQFILVALLAAGSGTLAMIASVLLVNLRYLLLSASFAAYTRRLPGWFLALISAEITDESYAVSVSRFTREEPAVSYLCGLFPTAHLAWIAGSCAGAFLGGMLRNIDRWGLDFALPAMFICLLVWQVTDRLKLAVGLLAIALFLVLNFISFSSWNIILAALLAAAGGVVLEKWSRKQSGSSW
- a CDS encoding DUF192 domain-containing protein; its protein translation is MEVYNITRQVVLAREVQVAFSFWRRLKGLLGERSLPVGKGLLLKPCNAIHSWFMSFPIDVVFLSEELVIVHTIEAMPPFRFSPIIREARAVLELPAGIIRWSESRVGDRLALRTCFS
- a CDS encoding type II secretion system F family protein, producing the protein MSAEKRHHFQRRLQAAGSPGGLGPGEFRLVQYFLALGLGAAAAGAGRLLGAGGWGICLLLLAGALLGAFFPELYLALRIKERRAAVVRSLPDVLDLLTVSVEAGLSFEIALVKVTERFRGVLAEEFGRVLQEMKLGKPRREALKDMADRVGAEDLMAFVGALTQADQLGVSIGNVLRLQAGQMRRKRRQRAEEQAIQAPVKMLLPLVFFIFPALFVVLLGPALIQIMRHL
- a CDS encoding secretion system protein yields the protein MIEVLLKVFFVLVFGATALLVLGLVDFFTGGRQLVQERLFRYVSQKGEDESRAGKKALGRALLRQGGRFFASLKFSDKVEAKLARASLPLRGEEFLFLNLLLAVGVPFLLWLFTNNPGLAVLGGVFALLAPWLYLERARQRRLHLFNNQLADALVVMTNSLRAGYSFLQAMETVAREMPPPLAEEFGRAFREMQLGTAAEAALSNLSRRVGSEDLDLIVVALLIQRQIGGNLAEILDNIAETIRERIRIKGEIKTLTAQGRISGLIIGLLPVALLALLFLINPLYVGVLFTEPLGLILLGGAALGEILGVLLIRRIVDIRV
- a CDS encoding CpaF family protein yields the protein MSLLKRLQEQRSVSQETGRAPGGNRRPGARRDPLWDLKFALHQRVVEELEEELRPVKAGEEGDRERAAALVEEVIQAFLAEKGLALSRAEQQRLLRELLDEVFELGPITPLLQDPSVSEVMVNGPYQVYVERGGKLEKTEIQFRDDAHVLHVIEKIVAPLGRRIDEASPMVDARLPDGSRVNAIIPPLALNGPTLTIRKFSKDPFQVGDLVRFGTMTVEMAKFLEACVKARLNIIVSGGTGSGKTTTLNVLSSFIPEEERIITIEDAAELQLHQEHWVRLETRPPNIEGKGAVTMRDLVRNALRMRPDRIVVGEVRSGEALDMLQAMNTGHDGSLTTAHANSPRDLLARLETMVLMAGMDLPVRAIREQIAAALDLVVHQSRLRDGSRRITHLTEVQGMEGDTIVLQDLFVFVQTGVEARGRVSGYFRSTGIRPKFLSKLQAAGIQLADEIFRGPLL
- a CDS encoding response regulator, producing MEPIRVLIVDDVPETCENIRCLLHFEPRIEVVGEARDGEEAVKKAEKLRPDIILMDINMPVLDGIAATEAISLRVPGSAIIIMSVQGEQEYLRRAMAAGAREYIVKPFTSDELTATIYRVYEMEKKRQLHAQGALLPGRRSEAQVIAIFSTKGGVGKTTLAVNLGVCLVRDFGCSVVLLDLDLQFGDVAVMLNLMPRQTISDLAAEFQQLDGELLESYLTKHSSGLRVLAAPSRPEYAELVTAPLVEKVINLLKTRYDYILIDTPGIFTDPSLVALDYAHLILLVSSLDLPTLKNVKLGLEVLDSLHHKDKVKVVLNRATPEMGIGPGDVEKVLEFPLTSQIPSDGRLVVGAVNSGVPFLLSHPQSRVAESLRQLTCLLVQQRESRDGQKKGRGLLGRLRSQFV
- the cpaB gene encoding Flp pilus assembly protein CpaB; this translates as MSRPKIMIAAALVLAALAAGAGSYYLRLAEEARTHVEKGSVVVARSGVPAKVRVAREMLDVVEMPAAYIHPRAARKLEDVVGAITREPLVAGEQVLLDRVVRETETKAGLSFLVPPGKRAVTVAADEVTAVGWHVQPGDRVDVIGTVEVPMPGKTEPGKREDRVITIVALQDVEVLAVGKNLEFVREQGKEKKVEVKTVTLAVTPEEAKPLVLADEEGTIRLALRSPVEKGKVSSAPFELEDFLYLPTVPEAYHRLHRQAELERWRQIAAYRESLPNLPGGGPGVSGPSEEKGPLEGPVSR
- a CDS encoding pilus assembly protein; its protein translation is MSGKPRCSILFLFLGSRGQALLELALILPVLLLLVFGIIEFGRVFHACLVVTQAAREGARVGVVGGTDAEITAAVEQAAAGLDKTRLQIEIAPPEGGRVRGDSLRVEVNYSVPLVVPLIAELAPNPFPVTAAATMRVE
- a CDS encoding Flp family type IVb pilin, with amino-acid sequence MREILARLVREEDGQGLSEYALIIALVAVLLIGSLLALKKEIASVFTNITEGFKKTE
- a CDS encoding glycosyltransferase; translation: MASGVFLCIVYLLALYGLILLTCRVARFFRNRTAEHPCVSLLLIVRNQAAVIEGLVRDIFSFYHTLVPSFELVVVDDASRDETPEILQRLSRVAPFQFILMKEHRPGDRPLEVGLRACRGEVICYFHLTGQVHPRLITRLAARLLKGEAVQAPFEHCAVTLVKRGKPGGRPGRS